The sequence below is a genomic window from Acidobacteriota bacterium.
TGCGAGCATCTCGTGACGCCCGATATCCGGAAGAGTCCGATTCTCCTCGTGGACGATCGGGCCGAAAAAGACCTTCTGCACGAGCCACAACAGGTAGATCGCGGCGAGGATCACACCGCTCGTCGCGATGATCGTCAGCACGGGAAACGTCCCGTACGATCCGGCGAGGATCAGAAATTCGCCGATGAATCCATTGAGACCGGGAAGTCCCACGGAGGCGAGAACCGAAATAATGAACAGGACCGTGAAGAGGGGAACGACCGATGCGATGCCGCCGAAGTCCGCGAGCATCCTCGAGTGCCGGCGCTCGTAGATGACGCCGACGAGAAGGAAGAGGGCGCCGGTCGAGAGCCCGTGGTTGACCATCTGGATGATCGACCCCTCGAGAGACGCCTGGGTGAGCGCGAAGATCCCGAGCACGCAGAAGCCGAGATGCGAGACCGATGAATAGGCAACCAGCTTCTTCATGTCCGGCTGAACCCAGGCGACGAGCGCACCGTAAATGATTCCGATTACGCCGAGTGTCGCGAGCAGCCAGGCCCACTGGAACGTCGCTTCCGGAAAGATCGGCAGCACGAACCGGATGAAACCGTACGTCCCGAGCTTCAGCAGTACGCCGGCAAGGATGATCGAGCCACCTGTCGGCGCCTCCACGTGCGCGTCCGGAAGCCATGTGTGAAACGGGAAGACTGGAACCTTGATCGCGAAGGCGAGCGTGAAGACGAAGAAGAGAAGCGTCTGCGCCTCCGGAGGAATCGTCAGCCCGTAGAGATCCTGAAACATGAAGCTCGGCGCCCCTCCGCGACCGCTGAGAACGCCGAGATAGATGATCCCGGCGAGCATCAGGAGCGATCCGGCGATCGTGAAGAGAAAAAATTTGATCGCCGCGTAGATGCGATTGGCGCCGCCCCAGATTCCGATGATGAGATACATCGGGAGGAGCATCAGCTCGAAGAACACATAGAAGAAAACCAGGTCCATCGCGAGGAAAGCGCCGAGCATCCCGAACTCGAGAGCGAGCATCGAGACCATGTACTCCTTGAGATAGCGCTTGACCGAGGTCCATTGCGAGAGGATGACGACCGGCGTGATGAACGTCGTCAGCAGGACCAGCCACAGCGAGATTCCGTCGACTCCGAGCGCATAGCTGACTCCCCAGACCGCGATCCAGGTGAGCTGTTCGGTGAGCTGGAAGTCGGGGCTGGCGGCGTCGAAGGCTGGAAGAATCATCACCGACAGCACG
It includes:
- a CDS encoding NADH-quinone oxidoreductase subunit M translates to MEYLLSIILWFPLVGAVAVALMPKTALQAIKVVALTVSVVVFVLSVMILPAFDAASPDFQLTEQLTWIAVWGVSYALGVDGISLWLVLLTTFITPVVILSQWTSVKRYLKEYMVSMLALEFGMLGAFLAMDLVFFYVFFELMLLPMYLIIGIWGGANRIYAAIKFFLFTIAGSLLMLAGIIYLGVLSGRGGAPSFMFQDLYGLTIPPEAQTLLFFVFTLAFAIKVPVFPFHTWLPDAHVEAPTGGSIILAGVLLKLGTYGFIRFVLPIFPEATFQWAWLLATLGVIGIIYGALVAWVQPDMKKLVAYSSVSHLGFCVLGIFALTQASLEGSIIQMVNHGLSTGALFLLVGVIYERRHSRMLADFGGIASVVPLFTVLFIISVLASVGLPGLNGFIGEFLILAGSYGTFPVLTIIATSGVILAAIYLLWLVQKVFFGPIVHEENRTLPDIGRHEMLAVVPLVIFMVWIGIRPETFLRPMRPAVAQMLELVEARRNGEEILTIEQRNREAARHAMAELRKREAAQEVSR